A window of the Candidatus Paraluminiphilus aquimaris genome harbors these coding sequences:
- a CDS encoding glycerol-3-phosphate dehydrogenase/oxidase — translation MNEVEGDQLVAKRIAVVGAGVNGTSIATACAKRGCEVVLFDAGSPFAETSSKSSRMLHGGIRYLEQGHIKLVREALKEREEWQRIAPDATRVERFFFPIYNDSPRGRTTLFAGALLYQWLAGRYSLGRSQLHSKNELLEAFPTLSPENLKGGISYCDLVMDDQVMAEHLLAEAQSSGVTLHSHSRVSHLTTEGSLRVNDDTLQFDRVINAAGPWASEILMESNIASKFTISHVRGSHLLLDLTLPHALVFQVPDDGRIVFCIPQSKSKVLLGTTECAHDLKDPINCTDAETDYLLAILNKHIQPAVSREHITATLSGVRPIAKARNAQLQNMSRASRDSEIEVVNSLINVFGGKWTSARHLGRKVASVI, via the coding sequence ATGAACGAAGTTGAGGGTGATCAGTTGGTTGCTAAACGCATTGCTGTCGTGGGCGCAGGCGTAAACGGAACGTCCATTGCAACCGCGTGCGCAAAACGGGGCTGCGAGGTTGTGCTTTTCGATGCGGGCAGTCCCTTTGCAGAAACAAGCAGTAAATCCTCTCGCATGCTTCACGGCGGTATTCGTTACCTAGAGCAAGGTCATATTAAGCTTGTGAGAGAAGCCCTAAAAGAGCGCGAGGAATGGCAGCGTATTGCGCCAGATGCAACGCGCGTCGAGAGATTCTTCTTTCCAATTTACAATGACTCTCCGCGAGGTCGTACCACGTTATTCGCAGGGGCGCTGTTATATCAATGGCTAGCAGGACGGTACTCCCTAGGTCGAAGTCAGCTTCACAGCAAAAACGAGCTATTGGAGGCCTTCCCGACCCTGAGTCCAGAAAATCTAAAAGGCGGTATTAGTTATTGCGACCTCGTAATGGATGATCAAGTGATGGCCGAGCATTTACTGGCAGAGGCTCAATCATCAGGTGTCACTCTTCATTCCCACAGCCGCGTGTCTCATTTAACAACTGAAGGATCCCTCAGGGTAAATGACGACACCTTGCAATTTGATCGAGTCATCAACGCCGCGGGACCCTGGGCGAGTGAAATTTTGATGGAATCGAATATTGCTTCGAAATTCACGATTAGCCACGTGAGAGGCTCTCACCTTTTGCTCGATCTAACGCTGCCTCATGCCTTGGTTTTTCAAGTGCCTGACGATGGACGCATCGTTTTTTGCATTCCTCAGTCGAAAAGCAAAGTGCTCCTAGGCACGACCGAATGTGCCCATGACCTCAAAGACCCCATAAACTGCACTGACGCTGAAACTGACTACCTCCTAGCCATCTTAAATAAACACATTCAACCCGCCGTTAGTCGGGAGCACATAACCGCAACGTTATCGGGTGTCCGCCCCATAGCTAAAGCCCGAAATGCGCAGCTTCAGAACATGAGCAGGGCAAGCCGAGACTCGGAAATAGAAGTGGTTAACTCATTGATCAACGTCTTTGGAGGTAAGTGGACCTCCGCGAGACACCTCGGTCGTAAAGTGGCCTCTGTCATTTGA
- a CDS encoding MAPEG family protein: MITSLYASLLTFWLVLLSFRVIALRGSPVFRFLNIDTSDDDMLQRAIRAQGNLTEYAPMMLILLYLLEVNGGDTTILHSLGLSFLIGRLMHGVCFGFMKSSMPLRIGGTVLTLTPLLVAAVMLGVVAI, translated from the coding sequence ATGATCACCTCGCTCTACGCCAGTCTACTCACCTTTTGGCTTGTCCTATTATCGTTTCGTGTTATCGCACTCAGAGGTAGTCCTGTCTTTAGATTTTTAAATATCGATACGTCTGACGACGACATGCTCCAGCGCGCAATTCGGGCCCAGGGCAATCTGACCGAATACGCACCGATGATGTTGATCTTGCTTTATCTACTTGAAGTTAACGGTGGCGATACAACGATCTTACACAGCTTGGGGCTGAGTTTTCTTATCGGTCGTTTAATGCACGGCGTTTGCTTTGGTTTTATGAAATCGAGTATGCCGCTACGAATAGGTGGTACGGTACTAACGCTCACACCGCTGTTGGTAGCAGCGGTCATGTTGGGAGTGGTGGCGATCTAA
- a CDS encoding nuclear transport factor 2 family protein has translation MTLSLQEISDRLELQDLVTRYADIIDRKAFAELSTLFTDNAVIDYEATGAPKCSVQEMVTFLNEAMSLFPNHQHLVSNTQFKVNGDTATGRVMCFNPMEMAVEGGTQTFILGIWYVDEFVRVDDRWLFASRKQEASWNLNFPDELRPN, from the coding sequence ATGACACTATCGCTCCAAGAAATCTCCGACCGCTTAGAATTGCAAGATCTCGTGACACGCTACGCCGACATCATCGACAGGAAGGCATTTGCCGAACTGAGCACGCTATTCACCGACAATGCCGTGATCGACTATGAAGCGACTGGCGCCCCTAAGTGCAGTGTGCAAGAGATGGTTACGTTTCTTAACGAGGCAATGTCGCTTTTCCCGAATCATCAACACCTTGTAAGTAACACGCAATTTAAAGTGAATGGCGACACTGCGACAGGTCGCGTCATGTGTTTCAACCCCATGGAGATGGCTGTAGAGGGCGGAACTCAAACGTTCATTTTGGGGATTTGGTATGTTGATGAATTCGTCCGAGTCGATGATCGTTGGCTGTTCGCTTCTAGAAAACAAGAAGCGAGCTGGAACCTAAATTTTCCTGATGAACTTCGACCGAATTAG
- the secG gene encoding preprotein translocase subunit SecG: MNQVILVVHLLVALAIIGLILLQRGKGADAGASFGGGASQTVFGSSGGSNVLTSTTGWLSAIFFATSIGLAMIADQQYAETDDLGFEVPLGAVEAAPLAPAGDLPLADEPNENSGSGDLPID; the protein is encoded by the coding sequence GTGAATCAGGTTATTTTGGTCGTTCACCTCTTGGTGGCGCTGGCAATTATCGGTCTTATTTTGCTGCAACGCGGCAAAGGTGCCGATGCAGGCGCGTCATTTGGTGGTGGTGCGTCACAAACCGTATTTGGCTCCTCGGGCGGCAGCAATGTTTTGACGTCCACGACAGGTTGGCTCTCGGCCATTTTCTTTGCGACGAGCATCGGTTTGGCGATGATTGCGGATCAGCAATACGCTGAAACGGACGATTTAGGTTTTGAAGTTCCTCTAGGGGCCGTTGAGGCGGCACCTCTGGCACCTGCTGGCGATCTACCGCTAGCCGATGAGCCAAACGAAAATTCAGGCTCAGGCGATCTACCGATCGACTGA
- the glmM gene encoding phosphoglucosamine mutase has product MTRKYFGTDGIRGRVGDAPVTPDFMLKLGWATGKVFAATDGSRPTVVIGKDTRVSGYMLESALQAGLVAAGANVKLVGPLPTPGIALLTRSQKADAGIVISASHNPYYDNGIKFFNGQGSKLSDELELQIEAMIDSPMETVDSDQLGKASRIADAAGRYIEYCKSTFPDELSLKGLKIVIDCAHGATYNIAPGVFSELGADVTLMGAEPDGYNINEGVGSTEPEALQQRVMEEGADLGVAFDGDGDRLQMVNREGQLLTGDDVLYILAMHRLSTGGSDSGVVGTLMTNMGLELALEQSGLRLARAKVGDRYVKELMVAEGWSLGGESSGHIICGNLSTTGDGVIAALQVLAAVVASGRSLSQLTSGFTPLPQVLVNVRIKKGFDIAAHQAINDACERVEQALIGRGRLLLRPSGTEPVIRVMVEGDETVAIDALANEVAEAIRQAA; this is encoded by the coding sequence GTGACGCGTAAATATTTTGGAACGGATGGGATTAGAGGGCGGGTTGGTGATGCGCCCGTAACACCCGATTTCATGCTTAAGCTTGGTTGGGCGACAGGAAAAGTATTCGCCGCCACAGATGGTTCCAGACCCACCGTCGTTATTGGAAAGGACACCCGCGTCTCGGGCTATATGCTCGAATCTGCCTTGCAGGCTGGCTTAGTTGCAGCAGGTGCAAATGTGAAGTTGGTGGGTCCACTCCCGACACCGGGTATCGCGTTGTTAACCCGCAGCCAGAAGGCCGATGCAGGCATTGTTATCAGCGCATCGCACAACCCTTACTACGACAATGGGATTAAATTCTTTAATGGCCAGGGTAGTAAGTTATCGGATGAACTAGAGCTTCAGATCGAGGCTATGATTGATTCGCCCATGGAAACGGTCGACTCGGACCAGCTCGGTAAGGCGAGTCGTATCGCTGATGCGGCAGGGCGTTACATTGAATACTGCAAGTCCACCTTCCCCGACGAGCTCAGCCTGAAAGGGCTAAAAATAGTGATCGATTGCGCGCATGGTGCGACGTATAACATCGCCCCGGGTGTTTTCTCAGAGCTTGGCGCCGACGTGACCTTGATGGGTGCCGAACCCGATGGGTATAACATCAACGAGGGTGTTGGTTCGACTGAACCTGAGGCGCTTCAGCAACGGGTAATGGAGGAAGGCGCGGATCTGGGCGTCGCTTTTGATGGTGACGGTGATCGTCTTCAGATGGTGAATCGCGAGGGACAGCTCCTTACAGGTGACGATGTACTCTATATTCTTGCTATGCATCGATTATCCACTGGTGGTAGCGACTCGGGTGTAGTGGGCACGCTGATGACGAATATGGGCCTTGAACTGGCGTTGGAGCAAAGCGGATTGCGTCTGGCGAGAGCCAAAGTCGGTGATCGCTACGTGAAAGAATTAATGGTGGCCGAGGGCTGGAGTCTGGGCGGTGAGTCCTCGGGGCACATTATTTGCGGCAATCTCAGCACGACGGGAGATGGCGTAATAGCCGCACTTCAGGTTTTGGCGGCTGTCGTCGCGTCGGGGCGTTCTTTGAGCCAGCTCACTTCCGGTTTCACACCCTTGCCTCAGGTGTTGGTTAACGTGCGTATTAAGAAGGGTTTTGATATCGCAGCGCACCAGGCCATTAACGATGCCTGTGAGCGGGTAGAGCAAGCGCTTATTGGACGTGGCCGACTATTGCTGCGTCCATCAGGAACGGAGCCTGTGATACGAGTCATGGTGGAGGGAGATGAAACCGTGGCTATCGACGCATTGGCAAATGAGGTCGCAGAGGCAATTCGCCAGGCGGCGTAA
- the folP gene encoding dihydropteroate synthase, whose protein sequence is MTTPQIMGVLNVTPDSFSDGGQLFADSKVHADRLLQRAESMVVAGASILDIGGESTRPGAAPVSSQEELDRVMGAIDLIAAHVDVVLSVDTSNPEVMSAAASAGGGLLNDVRAFRRDGALQTAAATGLPVSLMHMSEEPDRMQSHTDYVDVVDDVSRFLEGRIAACIEAGINREQIVIDPGFGFGKTVSQNYEMLRRLAEFAAFELPILVGLSRKSMIGAVTGRPANERVVPSAVLAAMAAQNGASIVRVHDVAETADALGVWAAMNGASLSAN, encoded by the coding sequence TTGACCACGCCACAGATCATGGGCGTCCTCAATGTGACGCCCGACTCTTTTTCAGACGGCGGGCAATTGTTTGCCGACTCGAAAGTCCACGCCGATCGCCTGCTTCAGAGAGCTGAGAGTATGGTGGTCGCCGGCGCGTCTATTTTGGACATCGGCGGTGAGTCCACCCGTCCCGGTGCAGCGCCTGTCTCCTCTCAGGAAGAACTCGATCGTGTTATGGGTGCTATAGATCTGATTGCGGCCCACGTGGACGTTGTTCTTTCGGTCGATACCAGTAATCCAGAGGTCATGAGCGCCGCGGCGAGCGCCGGCGGAGGCCTGCTCAACGACGTGCGCGCATTTCGCCGCGACGGTGCATTGCAAACGGCAGCGGCGACGGGTTTGCCTGTGTCACTGATGCACATGTCTGAGGAGCCGGATCGAATGCAATCCCACACCGATTATGTAGACGTTGTGGACGATGTATCGCGGTTTTTAGAAGGGCGTATCGCTGCGTGTATCGAGGCGGGCATAAACCGCGAGCAGATTGTGATTGATCCGGGCTTTGGTTTTGGCAAGACCGTTTCGCAAAACTATGAAATGTTACGCCGTCTTGCCGAATTTGCCGCATTTGAGCTGCCGATCTTGGTTGGTTTGTCGCGAAAGTCTATGATCGGGGCCGTGACAGGAAGACCGGCTAATGAACGTGTAGTCCCCAGCGCTGTACTGGCTGCTATGGCCGCGCAAAATGGGGCCTCTATCGTCCGAGTACACGATGTCGCTGAGACCGCTGACGCGCTTGGAGTGTGGGCGGCAATGAATGGTGCTTCGCTAAGCGCCAACTAG
- the ftsH gene encoding ATP-dependent zinc metalloprotease FtsH has translation MAKNMLLWLAIAAVLLSVFNNFNTQGQKEQLGYSAFIQEVQNNRLSKVVVDGLTITAERTDGSSFETVRPMVEDPKLMDDLLTHNVVVEGKKPEQQSVWTQLLVASFPILLILAVFMFFMRQMQGGGGGRGGPMSFGKSKAKLLGEDQITTTFADVAGVDEAKEDVQELVEFLRDPSRFQKLGGRIPRGVLMVGQPGTGKTLLAKAIAGEAKVPFFSISGSDFVEMFVGVGASRVRDMFDQAKKQSPCIIFIDEIDAVGRHRGAGLGGGHDEREQTLNQLLVEMDGFGGNDGVIVIAATNRPDVLDPALLRPGRFDRQVTVGLPDIRGREQILKVHMRKVPLAENVEASKIARGTPGFSGADLANLVNEAALFAARAGVRTVGMQQFELAKDKIMMGAERRSMVMSEKEKLNTAYHEAGHAIVGRLMPEHDPVYKVSIIPRGRALGVTMFLPEEDRYSHSRRHIIGQITSLFGGRVAEEMTLGKEGITTGASNDIQRATEIARNMVTKWGLSDAMGPLMYDEGGEEVFLGRSAAQPSKAMSDETALSIDREVRSIIDECYEKARSILEEHRSKMDMMADALMQYETIDSEQIDAIMEGKKPNPPSDWTSGPTEPPSDPESSSGDDAVGDPVTH, from the coding sequence ATGGCGAAGAATATGTTGTTGTGGCTGGCGATCGCAGCTGTGCTGCTGTCTGTCTTTAACAACTTTAATACTCAGGGCCAAAAAGAGCAGCTGGGTTACTCGGCCTTCATTCAAGAGGTGCAGAACAATCGTCTCTCAAAGGTTGTGGTGGACGGGCTTACGATCACGGCCGAGCGCACGGATGGCTCTTCCTTCGAAACAGTGAGGCCGATGGTTGAAGATCCTAAGTTGATGGATGATCTACTGACACACAATGTTGTTGTAGAGGGTAAAAAGCCTGAGCAGCAGTCGGTTTGGACGCAATTACTCGTCGCAAGCTTCCCCATTCTTTTGATTCTTGCCGTGTTTATGTTCTTCATGCGTCAAATGCAGGGCGGCGGCGGTGGTCGCGGTGGTCCGATGAGCTTTGGAAAAAGCAAAGCAAAACTTTTGGGCGAGGATCAGATCACAACCACGTTTGCGGACGTGGCAGGTGTGGACGAAGCGAAGGAGGATGTTCAGGAGTTGGTGGAATTTCTGCGAGACCCGAGTCGCTTCCAGAAGCTGGGTGGTCGCATTCCGCGAGGCGTACTGATGGTGGGCCAGCCGGGTACGGGTAAAACGCTGTTAGCAAAAGCCATAGCCGGTGAGGCCAAAGTTCCTTTCTTCTCCATATCGGGCTCTGACTTTGTCGAAATGTTCGTAGGTGTCGGTGCCTCGCGTGTTCGCGATATGTTTGACCAGGCAAAGAAGCAGTCGCCCTGTATCATCTTTATTGACGAAATCGATGCCGTCGGCCGTCATCGTGGCGCAGGCTTAGGCGGCGGTCATGACGAGCGAGAGCAGACCCTCAACCAGCTTCTCGTGGAAATGGACGGTTTTGGTGGAAACGATGGCGTTATTGTCATTGCGGCAACAAACCGCCCTGACGTGCTTGACCCTGCGTTACTGCGCCCCGGTCGTTTTGATCGCCAGGTCACTGTAGGTCTGCCCGATATTCGCGGTAGAGAGCAAATATTGAAAGTCCACATGCGTAAGGTTCCATTGGCCGAGAATGTCGAGGCCTCAAAGATTGCACGGGGCACTCCCGGGTTTTCCGGTGCAGACCTTGCGAACTTGGTCAACGAGGCTGCGTTGTTTGCAGCTCGTGCCGGCGTGCGCACAGTGGGAATGCAACAGTTTGAATTGGCAAAGGATAAGATAATGATGGGCGCTGAGCGTCGATCAATGGTCATGTCCGAGAAAGAGAAGCTCAACACGGCGTATCACGAAGCGGGTCACGCAATTGTTGGACGATTGATGCCAGAACACGACCCAGTCTACAAGGTGTCGATTATTCCTCGCGGTCGCGCTTTGGGTGTAACCATGTTCCTACCGGAGGAAGACCGTTACAGCCACAGTCGACGCCATATTATCGGTCAGATCACGAGTCTGTTTGGTGGACGAGTTGCCGAGGAGATGACGCTTGGCAAAGAAGGCATCACAACGGGTGCATCGAATGATATTCAGCGTGCGACAGAGATTGCACGGAATATGGTGACCAAATGGGGGCTCTCCGACGCAATGGGGCCTTTGATGTACGACGAGGGCGGTGAAGAAGTCTTTTTAGGACGCTCAGCCGCACAACCGTCAAAAGCCATGTCGGATGAGACCGCACTGTCGATCGATAGAGAAGTTCGCTCGATTATCGACGAATGCTACGAAAAAGCCCGCAGCATTCTCGAGGAACACCGCAGTAAGATGGATATGATGGCTGATGCCCTGATGCAGTACGAGACAATCGACTCCGAGCAGATCGATGCCATTATGGAAGGTAAAAAGCCCAACCCACCTTCTGACTGGACCAGCGGCCCAACGGAACCACCGTCTGACCCTGAGTCATCTTCGGGGGACGATGCGGTGGGTGACCCCGTCACGCACTAA
- the rlmE gene encoding 23S rRNA (uridine(2552)-2'-O)-methyltransferase RlmE, whose protein sequence is MAKKRGSSKAWLKEHRDDVYVQRAQADGYRSRACYKLLELNDKDKFIRPGMTVVDLGSAPGGWSQVAAQLVGHKGRVIASDILPMDAVAGVDFIQGDFTEQSVFDEIQAVIGDSVPSVVLSDMAPNMSGIVSVDQPKAMYLVELALDLAVQMLPEGGVFAAKVFHGEGFDDWLKSVRSHFQVVNSRKPAASRPRSKEVYVVAKGFRA, encoded by the coding sequence ATGGCAAAGAAGCGCGGTTCGAGTAAAGCATGGCTCAAAGAGCATCGAGACGATGTTTACGTGCAGCGTGCTCAAGCTGACGGCTACCGCTCCCGAGCCTGCTATAAGCTCCTAGAACTCAATGATAAAGACAAGTTTATTCGACCGGGAATGACGGTTGTCGACCTTGGTAGTGCGCCCGGTGGTTGGTCTCAGGTTGCTGCGCAACTTGTAGGTCACAAGGGTAGAGTCATCGCCAGCGATATTTTGCCGATGGATGCAGTGGCGGGTGTGGACTTCATTCAGGGTGACTTTACAGAGCAATCTGTCTTTGACGAGATTCAGGCGGTTATTGGTGATTCGGTGCCGTCAGTGGTGTTGTCAGACATGGCGCCTAATATGAGTGGTATCGTTTCGGTTGATCAGCCAAAAGCAATGTATCTGGTTGAGCTTGCACTCGATTTGGCCGTACAAATGTTGCCCGAGGGCGGCGTTTTTGCCGCAAAGGTCTTCCATGGGGAAGGCTTTGACGACTGGCTTAAGTCTGTCCGGAGCCACTTTCAGGTGGTAAATAGTCGTAAACCAGCCGCCTCGAGACCGCGCTCTAAAGAGGTTTATGTCGTCGCTAAAGGTTTCCGTGCATAG
- a CDS encoding YhbY family RNA-binding protein — MKDRIPFHDPYILLTESLTLDNRLLKQYRAIAHKLNPIVTVGGQGLTEGIQTELERALNDHELVKIRVNVGDRETRDDVIKALVEGCGAELVQKIGHTATLLRHVPNADPRKSNLQRPL; from the coding sequence ATGAAGGATAGAATACCATTTCACGACCCTTATATTTTACTGACCGAGAGCCTCACTTTGGACAATCGACTACTTAAGCAATACCGTGCGATCGCGCACAAACTCAATCCTATTGTCACGGTTGGGGGCCAGGGTTTAACCGAGGGAATTCAGACCGAGCTTGAACGCGCACTCAATGACCATGAGCTTGTGAAGATTAGGGTAAACGTGGGTGATCGCGAAACGAGAGACGACGTTATCAAGGCGTTGGTCGAGGGCTGCGGTGCAGAGCTCGTGCAGAAAATCGGCCATACGGCGACGCTACTGCGACATGTGCCAAATGCCGACCCTCGAAAATCGAACCTTCAACGTCCACTTTAA
- the feoB gene encoding ferrous iron transporter B — MKNILLVGAPNSGKSALFNQLTGLSHKVANYPGITVDVGTGALRADARLTVWDFPGTYSLTAVSGEEQVAIDTLRTALKSEEQAVVAMVCDATRLEKSATYCLQVARECAQAQKPFLVLLNMMDVIESDGLDMDVQGLSKALGVPVFPVSARTGKGLSEVEAVLVSSTPEISTWGDTPDALISGTATQIAERFAPKGDLLVRRQAKLDNWLLGTLSGGVAFVMIMTLFFQAIFTWAAPLMDGVESIVIAIGSWASSVLPDGVLADFVNDAIFGGLGAFLVFAPLVFILTMIVGALEDSGYLARAALICHRPLSFFGLSGKSFVPLLSGVACAIPAIYAARTMSSRQERLLTYVAIPLMPCSARLPVYALLIAILIPDETVLGGIIGWQGLAMSGIYFFGIMTALIVAAVVSRMGDTATSSQAFILELPAYRMPALKPIVSKSLDRVVHFIRKAGSVIFAVTVVVWFLGYFPNGGEDLSSSWLAALGRFIEPVFSPLGLDWRYGVAIIASFLAREVFVGTLGTIFGIESADEDPASLADQIAASGLTAASGVALVVFFTIALQCVSTVALLAREAKSARFAVQLLLGYLVLAWLVAWLVYSLVSLLLL; from the coding sequence ATGAAGAATATCTTGCTCGTGGGCGCGCCCAACTCGGGTAAAAGCGCTCTTTTCAATCAGCTCACAGGCTTGAGCCACAAAGTAGCCAACTATCCGGGTATTACGGTGGACGTTGGGACCGGTGCACTGAGAGCTGATGCCCGCCTGACTGTTTGGGATTTCCCGGGCACTTACTCCCTTACTGCCGTATCGGGTGAGGAGCAGGTTGCGATCGACACGCTTCGAACAGCGTTAAAAAGTGAGGAGCAGGCAGTCGTAGCGATGGTCTGTGATGCGACGCGACTTGAGAAAAGTGCCACCTACTGCTTACAGGTCGCGCGGGAGTGTGCCCAGGCTCAAAAACCCTTCCTCGTGCTTCTTAATATGATGGATGTCATTGAAAGTGACGGGTTAGATATGGATGTGCAGGGACTGTCAAAGGCCCTGGGTGTACCCGTGTTTCCAGTCAGTGCACGTACCGGTAAAGGTTTATCGGAAGTGGAAGCTGTGCTTGTGAGCTCAACGCCTGAGATTTCCACTTGGGGTGATACGCCGGATGCTTTGATTAGCGGTACCGCCACTCAAATTGCAGAGCGGTTTGCACCAAAAGGCGACCTACTGGTTCGGCGACAAGCCAAGTTGGATAACTGGTTATTAGGGACCTTAAGCGGAGGTGTGGCCTTCGTGATGATCATGACGCTCTTCTTCCAAGCCATTTTCACTTGGGCGGCGCCGTTGATGGATGGCGTTGAGTCGATTGTGATAGCTATCGGCAGCTGGGCCTCTTCCGTGCTCCCTGACGGGGTGTTGGCAGACTTTGTTAACGACGCGATTTTTGGGGGGCTAGGCGCCTTTTTGGTTTTTGCGCCGCTGGTTTTCATCTTGACGATGATTGTCGGTGCGCTTGAGGACTCTGGATATCTCGCGCGTGCTGCGTTGATTTGCCACCGCCCGTTGAGCTTTTTTGGCTTGTCAGGCAAAAGCTTTGTGCCATTGTTGTCGGGGGTTGCTTGCGCAATTCCTGCAATTTACGCCGCGAGAACCATGTCCTCTCGGCAAGAGCGTTTGCTGACTTATGTGGCAATTCCACTCATGCCGTGTTCCGCAAGACTGCCTGTTTATGCGCTGCTGATTGCTATTCTGATACCCGATGAGACCGTGTTAGGGGGCATCATTGGGTGGCAGGGTCTTGCTATGTCGGGTATTTATTTCTTCGGCATTATGACAGCGCTGATTGTGGCCGCTGTCGTCAGTCGCATGGGCGACACTGCAACATCGAGTCAGGCCTTCATCCTCGAGCTGCCGGCATATCGTATGCCCGCCTTGAAGCCTATTGTGAGTAAGTCGCTTGACCGCGTGGTTCATTTTATTCGAAAAGCCGGTAGCGTGATTTTTGCTGTCACGGTCGTTGTGTGGTTTTTGGGATATTTCCCTAATGGCGGAGAGGACCTATCGTCTTCATGGTTGGCAGCCCTTGGTCGCTTCATTGAGCCCGTTTTCTCACCGCTTGGTCTCGATTGGCGCTACGGTGTTGCGATCATTGCGTCGTTCTTGGCGCGAGAAGTTTTTGTGGGCACCCTTGGCACAATCTTTGGGATTGAGAGTGCTGACGAAGACCCTGCGTCCCTCGCAGATCAAATTGCGGCCTCCGGCTTGACCGCCGCTTCAGGTGTTGCCCTGGTGGTCTTTTTTACGATTGCGCTGCAGTGTGTGTCCACAGTTGCGCTGCTGGCTCGCGAAGCAAAATCTGCGCGATTTGCTGTGCAATTATTGCTGGGCTACCTGGTGCTTGCGTGGCTGGTTGCGTGGCTTGTGTATTCGTTGGTAAGTCTTTTACTACTCTAG
- a CDS encoding FeoA family protein, producing MSIPSNQTSLWSLSSGESAVIHDFDSSEIDAATRRLMDIGFRAGQRVTCLMTPGFGAPRVYAVGGATYSLDRATAERIQTCEPSA from the coding sequence ATGTCGATCCCCTCAAATCAGACATCGCTTTGGTCGCTCTCCTCAGGCGAATCCGCCGTTATTCACGATTTTGACAGCAGTGAGATCGATGCCGCTACGAGGCGGTTGATGGACATTGGCTTTCGGGCGGGACAGCGTGTCACCTGTTTGATGACACCGGGATTCGGTGCGCCGCGAGTCTATGCGGTCGGTGGCGCCACCTACAGCCTCGATCGAGCCACGGCAGAACGTATTCAGACGTGTGAGCCTTCAGCATGA
- the greA gene encoding transcription elongation factor GreA, whose translation MNKVPMTVAGEAALREELERLKKVDRPRIVAAIAEAREHGDLKENAEYHAAREQQSFAEGRIKELEYKLSNAQVIDITTLAHSGRVLFGATVDLINCDDDTEVSYRIVGEDEADVKQNMISVSSPIARALVGKSEGDEVVVKAPSGDIYYEIDSVRHV comes from the coding sequence ATGAATAAAGTCCCAATGACCGTCGCAGGTGAGGCGGCGCTTCGTGAAGAACTAGAGCGACTCAAGAAGGTCGACCGACCAAGGATTGTTGCGGCAATCGCTGAAGCACGTGAACACGGCGACCTCAAAGAGAATGCTGAGTACCACGCAGCGCGTGAGCAGCAGAGTTTTGCTGAGGGGCGCATCAAGGAACTGGAATACAAATTATCCAATGCTCAAGTGATTGACATTACTACCCTTGCGCACAGTGGACGTGTTCTTTTTGGTGCGACTGTTGATCTGATTAACTGCGATGATGATACGGAAGTGTCTTACCGCATCGTCGGTGAAGACGAGGCGGATGTTAAACAGAATATGATTTCAGTCAGCTCCCCGATTGCTAGAGCACTCGTAGGTAAGTCCGAGGGCGATGAGGTGGTTGTTAAGGCACCTAGCGGTGACATTTACTACGAAATTGACAGTGTGCGTCACGTTTAA